CCCTCAGATCCAGATATAACAGGCTATAAAGATCTCCAATAGAGTTAGGAAGCTCGCCTATCCGATTTGAGTGCAGGtccaatttttttaaagaagaaagagCACCAACAGTGGCTGGCAAAACAACAATTCGATTTTCGGAAAGATCAAGAGTGACTAGGCCAGAAAGCTTCCCTATCGAATCAGGTAACCAGTCAATTTGATCCATAAGCTTGTTCTGAAGGTTGAGATCTCGGATGCCTTTCTTTGCAGAGACCTCTATCAAGCTAGCTAGTTTAATTAGACTGAGTTTCTCACTATCTTCTCCTACAgaatacatttttttaaaaaaaataaactatcaTCATTATTTAATGATATTCCAAATGATTTTATGCATAGACACCATAAACAAACTAAAAACTATAACTAGGGAATGAAATTATTGCCTAGTTGTGTCTACAAGGATATAAATCAATTCAGCAGATACAGCAAGAATTCAAATATAGCAGACGAATCGTCTTTTCAAGTTATATAAAGGAAACAAATATGAGTTCTGAAAGTGCACAGATCAATGCAAGGAAAAGACACTCGTGTGAAATTAGAGTGCCAGACTCACCAAAAGTAGCCTCAGGCCTAGTTGTAGGATTCAGCAACAACCGTTGCAATACATGAGGGTCACCACCGCCAAATCCATCAGCATACATTGTGGACTTTGCTTTCTTCAAGTAACTGTCATCTCTACTAACACCTTCGAAGCTCTTTCCGACCCCTTCCTTGGACTGAACCACAGATGAAGTAGTGGTGTTAGTATCGAAGCTTGTCTTGGAACTGGCTGCAGTAACTTTCACCGAATTCGCAGAAATAGAGGGAGCCAACCCATTTGAGCTGGAAGGAAGGCACTTGGAGGCCCTCTGAATCAAGTCGTCGAACAGCACGTGGATGTTCTCCAGATCAAGCAGCTTCAGAGCCTCCCTCTTCTGCTCTTTGCCCTGAAAGCAGACCAGATTCTTCTGCATCTCCTGAAGCACAAAGAAGAGCTCCTCAGGGATGTCGAATCCCTTCTTCTGCTTCGATATGGCATCGATGCGGGCCTGCTCCTCCTTGTCCACGTTGCGGACCAAGGCCATCGCCGCCTCGACCTCGTCAATGCCCGGCCGTGGCGGCAGAGATCGGTGGATCCTCGTGATCTCCTCCACCACACCATCAATGGACTGCAAAGGACCCatttctttgaaaatttggaCGCCCAGATCGGGGGAAGCTGTTGGGGAGCTCCGACTATGGGAAAAGGGATCGCTCACGGGCTCGCAAGGAGAAAATCACATCGGAAAGGAGCTCCGTAACCAAATATCACGAGCTCCTCAGATTTTCTAGAACTCTCTTCGGATAAGAAAGATGAGAAGAGAGACGAACGGATCGtctccttcatataaaattcgaAGAAAAAAATCGAAACTTTGGGTCAGAATTCCAGAAAAGAACCGGTTTTGAATGTATCAGAGACCAAAAATCGGGTTAGTGGAAGCGAAAAAGGGGAAATAACCAGACAAAATCCATGAATTCCTCCAAATTTAGGAAAATCTCGGTCCAAAGGAAGAATGTTACAGGAAACCGCCCGGAAAATCCAGCAGAGCAGGAAGCGCCAAGACCCATCTTTACCTCAAAATAACGGAAGTAAAGAAGAAATCAAGCAGCCAATTCATCAAACCCCCATGAATTCTTCCATTTTCTCACGAAATCTCATCACTGAAATGGCCAATTGTATAGTCCTCTGCCATTAAGAGGGTCAGCAACAGAGCAACcaacaaggaagagagagagagagagagagaggagcttAGCTATTCTCTCTCGGAAAGAACAAAGAGGCCGAAGAGGAAAACGCTCGGAAGAACGAAAAAGTTCCGATTTTTATCACCCACCGCGCACGGATTACTCGACCCACCCGTCGGATTTCTTCAGCGCAGGAGCGGTTTCCACTGGGCTCTTCCTTAAATATAAATCGATAtgtataaaaaagaagaaacaaacaCTGAGCAAcgcgagaaagagagagagagagagagagagagagagaaggcggTTGAGAGACAGAGCGAGCAAGCGAGCGAGCTATCGACAGTGTTATTAAAAAAACAGCCCTGGTTCTTTcgaacaaatatatatattgaaaagaAAAGGCCGGACCCCTCTGTCTCATTTAAAAAACAGCTTTGATTCCTTAGAAGAAATTATAtattgaaaagaaaaggctgcaccTCTCTGTATCTCTCTAAATTCCAGCTGTTGGAAGGGTGAGAGGGGAATTTGGAGATAATTAATGGAGGCTGGAAGGGTGGTTTTGTTTTGATCCCAAAAGAAGCAAGCGTGAGGGTCATCTAAGACTACCAACCTGCAAGGAAGGCTTCTTAGGCAGTTGTGTGGTCCCACCAGTGGCATGAATCCACCAACATGCCCTTATGGCTTGAATGGACTAACATTTATTattagctttaatcttatcccCTTCTTTTGACTCACAtgttgggaaaaaaaaagtgcTTTCTAATGTCACAAAAAGCTTGAAAAGCTTCCctagccgccgccgccgccgccgccgccgcctcctcctcctcctccttcttctttgcttaaagaaaagaggaaggaaAGAGGAAGGAAAGAGCCCACCCCCGCATAGCAGCCCGCCCCGACCACTGGGCCCCCATCCCGCcagaagaatgttcgatgcggataGACCGAGTCATGTGTTGGGCATTCCGAcctattttactcataccctccacACCCGTGGACCGGCTcgggtgagtacgtcacacctggcaccagcCAGGCTATCAGCCGACCAGTAGCCTTCTTTTTCACTAAGCAAACCATTACATGCACtgaaagaaaattataaatcatataAGATATATGAGCAATAGCCTACTCCCTTGTGCACAAAATTCAGAACTAGTTGAGTTCTAATTGCAATGGTTACTCATCATTatcattttattttagtttAGGAAATGCATATTTCTGACATGTCATATAAGCGTAGCAGCATATTATGAAGTCAGTGAGTAATGTCAGACCATTGTTATACTTTATAAATTTAACTTTCGATACATGTGTATATGTCGACTGGAAATGGAAAGCCCATGCAAGATTGCCAGCTTGGAGTTTGTAGCTTTGCCATATGACACCACTATAATCCAATATACCAAAAGTGTAATTGTATAAGATCAGTTGTACCTAGTATTATGACAAAAGAACAGTTATCCCATTCGTTGTTCATTAAATTAAGAAAGCTGAAATCATTGTAGCTGTTTATGGAGACGTAGGGGAggatgaaagaaaagagaagcctGGATACGTCATGCGATCAATTCCTCCAAAAGTCGAACGTCACTCCATTAATTTCCTCCTAAAGTGGAAAAGCACTGCCGTTACCAAATTGTTTATTATAAAAAACTTCGATTTCCATAATTGCGTGTTGAggtaattaatttattaatcaAATTACTTCAACTCAAAAtacttttagttcttaaaaaaaaaatgaaggactAAATACTCAGTTCTATGGCTTTCCTATTAAATCTATAGTAGGAGTGCGAAAGTAAATCGAACCAGGGTTAGGTTGAGATTCGGCATTGATCTATCTCAATAGGAGAAaactatatcatatatataaCGCCGATACTAAAAATCTAAATtcattttgaaattcttggataTCCTATCATGCCAAAAATATGATATTCTAGAGCATCAATCGGATtctaaattcatttacaaaCATCTGTTACTTTGAAGGTGATTTGCTTTAGTTTAAGGCTAGAGAATTTCTGCTCATCATATATATTTGTTTCCTTTAACAATAATCTCTTCTTCCTATTGTCCTTCCAAGCAGGGCTTTAATACCGTAGCGTGCAATTATCAGATAAAATAATTAGATATTCAAGCATTACTTTGCATTCCGAGGTTCATGCTCAAGCTTGATTGAAATGGACCTTtaaatattttgattagaaacCGGCGAGTTGGTTTTATGTGCATCACAAGCAATTATGCCGACATTTGAAAGGATGTTTGCCAAGAAGTCTATCCAATGCGACATCTACTAGATTCAATTTACCGGATGACTTCCAACATGGACCATGATACGAGATTTGAAATACTCCAAAGCATCCAAGTTAAACTTGATTTGCTTGGAACTTTACCAAAATGAGATAATAGAATCTTGAATCTATACCAAAACCCTGGATCAAGATCCTAGTTCCTAGGGTATTTATGTGCTTGACATGCTTTATAAGACTTGCCTGAATCAAAATTTAGAAGCTTCTCGACCAACTAAAATGTTACTGTTTATGCTAGCATATCCACTTAATATGTGATAAAGCTAGTCATTATATCATATGTAGCCAGCAATTTTGCGCCATGGCTTGCCGTATGTCATTTGTACACCCAAACACTGGAATGCAGTCGTcatctcatctctctctctttctatgtatgtatgtatgtatgtatataacaAAATGAAAAAAACTTGGTAGgccattatctttcatctttaatTATTCTTTGAAAGGGTAAGTGTGAAAGTCAGACCCGAGCCAATTATGGCCAGGTCATTATCCTTCATCTTTAATTACCCTCTGAAAGGGTAAGTGTGAAAGTCAGACCCCAGCCAATTATGGCCAGGTCATTATCCTTCATCTTTAGTTACTCTTTGAAAGGGTAAGTGTGAAAGTCAGACCCGAGCCAATTATGGCCAGGTCATTATCCTTCATCTTTAATTACTCTTTGAAAGGGTAAGTGTGAAGGTCAGACCCGAGCCAATTATGGCCCGGTCATTATCCTTCATCTTTAATTACCCTTTGAAAGGATAAGTGTGAGTGTCATGCTCGAGCTAATTAAGCTAGGTCATTATCCTTCATCTTTAATTATCCTTTGAAAGGGTAAATGTGAGAGTCAAGCCCGAGCCAATTAGGGCTAGATTGTCCATCTTTAATTATCCTTTGAAAGGTATATGTAAGAATTATGCATGAGCCAATTAGGCTAGGTCATTATCCTTCATCTTTAATTACCCTTTGAAAGATAAGTGTGAGAATCAGGCCCAAGCCAATTAGGGCTAACCTGGGTGCAACTCAGCATTGGCGAATAGGCGAGCAAGGGATCACAAGAGATtccgactccgaccccaatctTGTCCTCCCCATTGTCTTTCATCTCCCAAACGCGACCCAGCCTCCATTCTTTTTTCGCTTTCCAACGTAAACATCTCTCGTAGCACTCTTTTCTTGCTCCTCCACTGCGTGAGACCCCATCTCCaccctctcttcttccccttTGGATGAGActctgttctctctctctttataccAACCACTTACACCCGCTCTTCCTTGTTCTTCCTATCTCTCTCGTCCTCTTTCGTTAGTAATACCCTCTCCATCCCTCAATCTGTCTCTACTTCTCTTCTATGGTTGCCTTGTTTTTTCAATATAATTGGAATGGTATAAAGAAGAACGGTTCATGAAGGACTCACTTGGTGCCTTGTTTCTAATTAGGCTTCTATCGAGTAAACGATATAGTGTGGATTTAGGGTTGATTGGAGAAAACTCTAAAACTAGGATTGGCCTTAGAAGCATTTAGAATTAGGGATATTCGGTGATGAGTAGAATTTGACTaatttagaatttgattttaggGTGCTTGTATCCTTTCTAGGCAATCGTTTGTTGCTTTAATGATAGTATTGAAATTCTTGTGATTTTGCTGAATATTAATGTTAGTTTAAtttaatatatgtatatgttatTAGTTTGGGCGGCATATCATGATTGGTTAATTTTGTTACATATTAGAGGCATCATATGCTCCCCATAATTTTGTTGAGCTATTAAAAAGATTGTTTTGTATAGAGTATTGCTTTGTAAAAGCTTGGGCTGACAAATATAATGTCATGAGTCCAAGTCCTTGAGCAGCCATTTTGTTCCAAAAACAAGGCCACATGTTAAAAAATTTTCCTAGTTCACCCCTCCCAGGACCCCCTTTGTCAGGATCATAACTGGATAATAGTCTT
The window above is part of the Phoenix dactylifera cultivar Barhee BC4 unplaced genomic scaffold, palm_55x_up_171113_PBpolish2nd_filt_p 000299F, whole genome shotgun sequence genome. Proteins encoded here:
- the LOC103713946 gene encoding plant intracellular Ras-group-related LRR protein 4 isoform X1; its protein translation is MGPLQSIDGVVEEITRIHRSLPPRPGIDEVEAAMALVRNVDKEEQARIDAISKQKKGFDIPEELFFVLQEMQKNLVCFQGKEQKREALKLLDLENIHVLFDDLIQRASKCLPSSSNGLAPSISANSVKVTAASSKTSFDTNTTTSSVVQSKEGVGKSFEGVSRDDSYLKKAKSTMYADGFGGGDPHVLQRLLLNPTTRPEATFGEDSEKLSLIKLASLIEVSAKKGIRDLNLQNKLMDQIDWLPDSIGKLSGLVTLDLSENRIVVLPATVGALSSLKKLDLHSNRIGELPNSIGDLYSLLYLDLRGNQLMSLPSTIGKLVQLEELDLSSNQLSSLPDAIGNLVRLKKLIIETNDIEELPHTIGHCVSLVELRADYNRLKGLPEAVGRLESLEILSVRYNNIKSLPTTMASLSKLKEVDVSFNELESVPESLCLATTLVKLNIGNNFADLQSLPRSIGNLEMLEELDISNNQIRVLPDSFGMLSQLRVLHAEENPLELPPRHIAEMGAQAVVQYMAEHVAKKDVKPQPVKSKKSWAQFCFFSRPNKRKHDGLDYIN
- the LOC103713946 gene encoding plant intracellular Ras-group-related LRR protein 4 isoform X2, whose protein sequence is MGPLQSIDGVVEEITRIHRSLPPRPGIDEVEAAMALVRNVDKEEQARIDAISKQKKGFDIPEELFFVLQEMQKNLVCFQGKEQKREALKLLDLENIHVLFDDLIQRASKCLPSSSNGLAPSISANSVKVTAASSKTSFDTNTTTSSVVQSKEGVGKSFEGVSRDDSYLKKAKSTMYADGFGGGDPHVLQRLLLNPTTRPEATFDSEKLSLIKLASLIEVSAKKGIRDLNLQNKLMDQIDWLPDSIGKLSGLVTLDLSENRIVVLPATVGALSSLKKLDLHSNRIGELPNSIGDLYSLLYLDLRGNQLMSLPSTIGKLVQLEELDLSSNQLSSLPDAIGNLVRLKKLIIETNDIEELPHTIGHCVSLVELRADYNRLKGLPEAVGRLESLEILSVRYNNIKSLPTTMASLSKLKEVDVSFNELESVPESLCLATTLVKLNIGNNFADLQSLPRSIGNLEMLEELDISNNQIRVLPDSFGMLSQLRVLHAEENPLELPPRHIAEMGAQAVVQYMAEHVAKKDVKPQPVKSKKSWAQFCFFSRPNKRKHDGLDYIN